A DNA window from Phycisphaerae bacterium contains the following coding sequences:
- a CDS encoding AAA family ATPase translates to MEPATVRNKILSQIRHMAKSAIIKNQRFLDDEQLIRSEQLAVLEEIFNANVRDAEIQELSSHFAGILRGDHPCHLAIWGKTGTGKTLTLSFFLNLLAEMARAKSVPMRHEQLDVSTPRPCFRALNDLACLLGASKRYKKGISLEELMLRIEAKLAGYHGYLILFIDEVDNVRRDRDTFLTFLVRRLPQRINAKLILVFASNRLNWPDNLDPRVKSFLRLNELIFKPYDAVDLQHILRIRVEKALCPNSIEPGVIEKIAAMASQDHGDARKAVTLLARGAYVAEKAGSRLTIDIVDAAAAELDRDRYLTLLRSAPTQLQAAMAAVIEATRRSNGSPIGTGEAYDAYKRFCREVGVRWMTGRAFGDLLAELDIYSFIRSRVLSRGRYGRSREITIDLPQELVEKIHGAINMNFVVRG, encoded by the coding sequence AGAACCAGCGTTTTTTGGATGACGAGCAGCTCATCCGTTCCGAACAACTCGCCGTACTGGAGGAGATCTTCAACGCCAACGTGCGCGACGCGGAGATCCAGGAACTCAGCAGCCATTTCGCAGGCATCCTGCGCGGTGATCACCCGTGCCATCTCGCCATCTGGGGCAAGACAGGCACTGGCAAGACGCTCACGCTCAGTTTCTTTCTCAACCTGCTCGCCGAAATGGCCCGCGCCAAGAGCGTTCCTATGCGCCATGAACAGCTGGACGTGTCGACGCCGCGGCCGTGCTTTCGAGCGCTGAACGATCTTGCTTGCTTGCTCGGCGCGAGCAAGCGTTACAAGAAGGGCATCTCATTGGAGGAGCTGATGCTCCGAATCGAAGCGAAGCTGGCAGGCTATCACGGCTACCTGATCCTGTTCATCGATGAAGTCGACAACGTGCGGCGTGATCGCGACACTTTCCTGACCTTCCTGGTGCGCCGGCTTCCGCAGCGCATCAACGCCAAGCTCATCCTCGTTTTCGCATCGAACCGGCTCAACTGGCCGGACAATCTGGACCCGCGCGTCAAATCCTTCCTCAGACTCAATGAACTGATTTTCAAACCCTACGACGCCGTCGATCTCCAGCACATCCTGCGCATCCGTGTCGAAAAGGCTCTGTGCCCCAACAGCATCGAACCCGGGGTCATCGAAAAAATCGCAGCGATGGCGAGCCAGGACCACGGTGATGCCCGAAAAGCCGTTACGCTCCTGGCGCGAGGCGCCTATGTGGCTGAGAAGGCCGGCAGCCGCCTCACGATTGACATCGTCGATGCTGCGGCGGCCGAGCTCGACCGAGACCGTTATCTTACCCTCCTTCGATCGGCGCCTACCCAGCTGCAGGCCGCGATGGCCGCAGTGATCGAAGCCACGCGCCGGTCCAACGGATCCCCTATTGGGACCGGCGAAGCTTATGATGCTTACAAGCGGTTCTGCCGAGAGGTGGGAGTGCGCTGGATGACCGGGCGAGCCTTCGGGGACCTCCTCGCAGAGCTCGACATCTACTCCTTCATTCGCAGCCGCGTACTCTCCCGTGGTCGATACGGCCGCTCGCGCGAAATCACCATTGATTTGCCTCAGGAATTGGTGGAGAAAATCCACGGCGCCATCAACATGAACTTCGTCGTCCGCGGATGA